A part of Clostridia bacterium genomic DNA contains:
- a CDS encoding glycyl-radical enzyme activating protein, giving the protein MSSKGVIFDIQRFSIHDGPGIRTNLFLKGCPLGCLWCHNPEGLKHMPEISYLEKKCAMCGRCAAVCPNGCHKVDEKGHTFMRDACVSCGKCVEECYFGALELVGREMDADEAADEAYKDEVFFKTSGGGITLSGGEPMFQPSFAKEILMEAKRRGISTCMETSGYASKESFESLLEYVDLFLFDIKETSKERHIEFTGVDNTPILSNLRLLSDRGKEIVLRCPLIPGKNDRTEHAENIAALAEAHAGVIKIEIEPYHPLGVSKSLRFGRTSKYDRDKFMDKADAEAFARIVRASTDVPVEVK; this is encoded by the coding sequence ATGAGCAGCAAAGGAGTCATATTCGATATTCAAAGGTTCTCGATACATGACGGGCCGGGCATCCGCACAAATCTTTTTTTAAAGGGATGTCCGCTTGGGTGTCTGTGGTGCCACAATCCCGAGGGGCTTAAACATATGCCTGAGATATCGTATCTTGAAAAAAAGTGCGCCATGTGCGGGCGATGCGCGGCCGTATGTCCCAACGGATGCCATAAGGTGGATGAAAAAGGCCATACCTTCATGCGTGACGCTTGCGTTTCATGCGGAAAATGCGTCGAGGAGTGTTATTTCGGCGCGCTTGAGCTTGTGGGCAGGGAAATGGATGCAGACGAAGCGGCAGACGAGGCATACAAGGACGAAGTGTTTTTTAAAACCAGCGGCGGAGGCATAACGCTTTCGGGCGGAGAACCGATGTTTCAGCCTTCTTTTGCAAAAGAGATACTCATGGAGGCAAAAAGACGTGGTATTTCGACTTGCATGGAAACGAGCGGCTATGCGTCGAAGGAAAGCTTTGAGTCGCTGCTTGAATACGTCGATCTGTTTTTGTTTGATATAAAGGAAACGTCAAAAGAGCGCCATATTGAGTTTACCGGAGTTGACAATACGCCGATCCTTTCGAATCTGCGGCTTCTCTCCGACAGGGGAAAAGAGATCGTGCTTCGCTGCCCGTTGATACCGGGGAAGAACGACCGAACGGAGCACGCCGAGAATATCGCCGCGCTCGCGGAGGCGCACGCCGGAGTAATAAAAATCGAGATAGAGCCGTATCATCCGCTCGGCGTGTCGAAGAGCCTGCGCTTCGGCAGAACGTCGAAGTACGACCGCGATAAATTCATGGATAAAGCCGACGCCGAAGCTTTCGCGCGCATCGTGCGCGCAAGCACCGACGTCCCTGTAGAGGTGAAGTGA
- a CDS encoding ACT domain-containing protein yields MELKILPCEFTVCKVSDMGSFDLRRKFYFIGKTDEEISIVCPKSDTPPNTLKRSDGWRGFRISGTLDFSLIGILSKLSGILADNNIGIFAVSTFNTDYILVKEEDLDRAVSALSAAGYTIV; encoded by the coding sequence ATGGAGCTTAAAATACTGCCCTGCGAGTTTACCGTATGCAAGGTCTCTGATATGGGATCTTTTGACTTAAGGCGGAAATTTTACTTTATAGGCAAAACAGACGAGGAAATATCCATAGTTTGCCCCAAAAGCGATACGCCGCCCAATACGCTTAAGCGCAGCGACGGCTGGAGAGGCTTTCGGATCAGTGGAACGCTCGATTTCTCACTCATCGGTATCTTATCAAAGCTGTCGGGCATTCTAGCTGATAACAATATCGGCATATTCGCCGTTTCCACCTTCAATACCGACTATATCCTCGTTAAAGAGGAAGATCTTGACCGTGCCGTATCGGCTCTGAGCGCGGCCGGATATACTATAGTGTAA
- the yunB gene encoding sporulation protein YunB, whose product MRRAGFKKRPARVRSKTGARNTAYRITVFIMTSALIVALLFAAEKRFAPVVEAEALSKINYVFSEAIFEAISETLSEEGIDYNDLVTFSYDENKKISAMQVDTVRINRLKSRVSQNVLRAVNEIKPSDISIRLGTVLGNEMLLERGPKIPIRFLPISIVNIEISNDFWAAGINQVRHRIFLDVSVDISVILPRKHAKTQVASRITVAETVIVGEVPSGFTYVIGDKSDTVGIINDYQMH is encoded by the coding sequence ATGCGGCGTGCGGGATTTAAGAAACGCCCGGCGCGCGTAAGATCAAAAACAGGCGCGCGCAATACGGCGTACAGGATAACTGTATTTATAATGACAAGCGCTCTTATTGTCGCGCTTTTGTTTGCGGCAGAGAAGCGTTTTGCTCCCGTGGTGGAAGCGGAAGCTTTATCAAAGATCAACTACGTTTTCTCAGAAGCGATATTTGAGGCTATATCCGAAACGCTGTCAGAGGAGGGAATAGACTATAACGACCTCGTCACGTTTTCTTATGACGAAAACAAAAAGATAAGCGCGATGCAGGTGGATACTGTGAGAATAAACAGATTAAAGTCGCGCGTATCGCAGAACGTCCTTCGGGCGGTAAATGAGATAAAACCCTCCGATATATCAATAAGGCTTGGTACGGTGCTTGGAAATGAGATGCTTCTTGAGCGGGGGCCTAAGATCCCCATACGCTTTTTGCCGATAAGTATCGTAAATATTGAAATATCGAACGACTTTTGGGCAGCCGGCATAAATCAGGTAAGACACCGTATTTTTCTTGACGTAAGCGTGGATATAAGCGTTATTCTGCCGAGGAAGCATGCAAAAACACAGGTCGCCTCGCGCATAACTGTTGCAGAGACCGTAATAGTAGGAGAGGTGCCGAGCGGCTTTACTTACGTTATAGGCGACAAAAGCGACACAGTAGGTATAATAAACGATTATCAGATGCATTAA
- a CDS encoding SAM-dependent methyltransferase, which translates to MEDIKSALERLFSKDIILITVSNCRKKDESVRKVSVRPFILREKTHFQFERIVNDQAFHENMPKEAAMHELEEMLMRDYRQLDARTVGCDVLIKLSKKEKLLYSEHKNDNKSNEYRHNRTKKYILSEGEFSPVLCELGVQTKDGRISAPMYDKFKQINRFLEFIDDIVSKDAAEEYKIIDFGCGKSYLTFLVYEYFMKRGRKVRIVGLDLKREVIEKCRNIAARYNYTGLTFEVGDIKDHSPSFIPDMVISLHACDTATDFAIFNAISWGARCILAIPCCQHELNLQVKKSYGLMSSYGLLKERFLALSTDAIRAKLLEYSDYDVSVMEFIDMEHSPKNIMIRAKKRRLGQSKEKKAKLLNEVVTFLNEYNLTQTLHTLITKNHHIKNGGA; encoded by the coding sequence GTGGAAGATATAAAAAGCGCGCTTGAGCGCCTTTTTTCGAAAGATATAATACTTATAACGGTGAGCAACTGCAGAAAAAAAGACGAAAGCGTAAGAAAAGTTTCTGTGCGCCCGTTTATTCTTCGCGAAAAGACACATTTTCAGTTTGAACGCATAGTAAATGATCAGGCGTTTCATGAAAACATGCCTAAGGAAGCCGCCATGCATGAGCTTGAAGAAATGCTTATGCGTGATTACCGTCAGCTTGACGCGCGCACCGTCGGATGTGACGTTTTAATAAAGCTTTCAAAAAAAGAAAAGCTCCTTTATTCGGAGCATAAAAACGACAATAAAAGCAATGAGTACAGACATAACAGAACAAAGAAGTATATTTTAAGCGAAGGCGAGTTTTCGCCCGTATTGTGCGAGCTTGGCGTTCAGACGAAGGACGGCCGCATATCTGCGCCGATGTATGATAAATTCAAGCAGATAAACCGTTTTTTAGAGTTTATCGACGATATCGTATCAAAGGATGCTGCCGAAGAATATAAAATAATCGATTTCGGCTGCGGCAAGTCATACCTTACGTTTCTTGTATATGAATACTTTATGAAGCGCGGGCGCAAGGTGCGTATAGTAGGCCTTGACCTTAAGCGCGAAGTCATCGAAAAATGCCGCAATATCGCCGCGCGATATAATTACACCGGGCTAACCTTTGAAGTGGGAGACATAAAGGATCATTCCCCTTCTTTTATCCCCGATATGGTGATCTCGCTCCACGCGTGCGATACGGCTACCGATTTTGCGATATTTAACGCGATAAGCTGGGGTGCTCGCTGCATTTTAGCCATTCCGTGTTGTCAGCACGAGCTTAATCTCCAGGTGAAAAAATCCTACGGACTCATGTCGTCCTACGGCTTGTTGAAAGAACGCTTTTTGGCGCTTTCGACCGATGCGATACGCGCAAAGCTTTTGGAATACTCCGACTACGACGTTTCCGTTATGGAATTTATCGACATGGAGCACTCGCCTAAGAATATAATGATACGCGCAAAAAAGAGACGCCTTGGGCAAAGCAAGGAAAAAAAGGCAAAACTTTTAAACGAAGTGGTGACCTTCTTAAATGAATACAATCTCACTCAGACTCTCCATACGCTTATAACGAAGAACCATCACATAAAAAACGGCGGCGCATAA
- the raiA gene encoding ribosome-associated translation inhibitor RaiA, translating into MNITITARKFELGDSLREKVEKKLKKLDKYFANESKANVTITRERDRETVELTIYQGSLIFRAQSTTKDMMESLAEDIDIVERQIRKNKTRLEKKLRSGFDKTEIDVAPAEPVEEEGEFNVVKVKKFPLKPMTTEEAILQMNMLNHNFFTFKSISGVYSIVYRRKDGNYAVIEAVE; encoded by the coding sequence ATGAACATTACAATCACAGCAAGAAAGTTTGAACTGGGCGATTCGCTTAGGGAGAAGGTCGAGAAAAAGTTAAAGAAGCTCGACAAGTACTTTGCCAATGAGTCAAAGGCAAACGTAACTATCACGCGGGAAAGAGACAGGGAAACTGTCGAGCTCACCATCTACCAAGGCTCACTCATTTTCCGGGCGCAGAGCACTACAAAAGATATGATGGAATCCTTAGCGGAGGATATCGATATTGTAGAGCGTCAGATCCGCAAGAACAAAACGCGCCTTGAGAAAAAATTAAGAAGCGGATTTGACAAGACTGAGATAGACGTCGCACCCGCCGAGCCTGTCGAAGAGGAAGGCGAGTTTAATGTGGTGAAGGTGAAGAAATTCCCCTTAAAGCCCATGACGACCGAAGAAGCGATACTTCAGATGAACATGCTGAACCACAACTTCTTTACTTTCAAGAGCATTTCCGGAGTTTATTCGATCGTATATAGAAGAAAAGACGGAAACTATGCTGTTATAGAGGCTGTTGAATAA
- a CDS encoding fumarate hydratase produces the protein MREIDVGVVRDTLERLFVEANLFLPEDVEQSICRAKDSEISPAGKNILGDLLKNLDAAKELNVPICQDTGMAVVFMEIGQDVHFTGGDLNEAINEGVRRAYVGGYLRKSVVSDPLERVNTDDNTPAVVHFSIVAGDKVKITAAPKGFGSENMSRLKMFTPAASEDDIIDFVTQCVVSAGSNPCPPVVVGVGVGGTFEVCARLAKEALQIPLDIENESPRYAALEKRMLESINKTGVGPQGIGGKNTALGVKIKTYATHIAGLPVAVNISCHVTRHKTAVI, from the coding sequence ATGAGGGAAATTGACGTTGGCGTTGTGCGCGATACGCTGGAGAGACTTTTCGTTGAGGCAAATCTTTTTTTGCCGGAAGATGTGGAGCAGTCGATATGCCGTGCAAAAGACAGCGAGATATCTCCGGCGGGGAAAAACATTTTAGGCGATCTTTTGAAGAACTTAGACGCCGCAAAGGAGCTTAACGTACCGATATGTCAAGACACGGGCATGGCGGTGGTATTTATGGAGATAGGGCAGGACGTCCATTTTACGGGCGGCGATCTGAACGAGGCGATAAACGAAGGCGTAAGGCGCGCATATGTGGGCGGATATCTTCGAAAAAGCGTTGTATCCGATCCGCTTGAACGCGTAAACACCGATGACAACACGCCGGCAGTCGTGCATTTTTCGATAGTCGCCGGCGACAAGGTGAAGATAACGGCGGCTCCGAAGGGCTTTGGAAGTGAAAATATGAGCAGGCTTAAAATGTTTACGCCTGCCGCATCAGAGGACGATATAATAGATTTTGTGACACAGTGTGTTGTTTCGGCAGGAAGCAATCCCTGTCCGCCCGTTGTGGTGGGGGTAGGCGTTGGAGGCACGTTCGAGGTGTGCGCGCGGCTTGCCAAGGAGGCGCTTCAGATACCGCTTGACATTGAAAATGAAAGCCCGCGTTACGCGGCCCTTGAGAAGCGAATGCTTGAAAGCATAAATAAAACAGGCGTCGGCCCTCAGGGCATAGGAGGAAAGAATACTGCGCTGGGCGTAAAGATAAAAACGTATGCCACTCATATAGCGGGACTCCCCGTAGCAGTAAACATAAGCTGTCATGTAACGCGTCATAAAACAGCGGTGATATGA
- a CDS encoding amidohydrolase: MLLTNLKIYTMEGKAVENGFIHIGEDGKIVSVGAMDELDFGDDDTRDMSGLCACPGFVDSHCHLGMWEDSLGFEGDDGNEDTDPATPQLRAIDAINPLDRGFLEALSGGVTTVVTGPGSANPIGGQLAAIKTYGRVIDKMILRGPIAIKFALGENPKGAYNAKGQTPTTRMATAAIIRENLFKAKRYLEDKERAAEDSELDEPEFDMKCESLIPLLKREIQAHFHAHRADDIFTAIRIAREFSLDAVVVHATDAALIADELKEAEARVMLGPVMAGRSKPELKNLSFEAAQAMLKNKVPFSIITDHPETPIDYLRLCAMMYVKAGLSRNEALRAITITPARILNIDDRVGSLSCGKDADIVIIEGEPLDFGSKIRYVFSDGRLSWGMPI, translated from the coding sequence ATGCTCCTTACAAATTTAAAAATATATACTATGGAAGGCAAAGCCGTGGAAAACGGCTTCATACATATAGGAGAAGACGGGAAAATCGTCTCAGTCGGCGCTATGGACGAGCTTGATTTTGGCGACGACGATACGCGTGATATGAGCGGCCTTTGCGCATGTCCCGGTTTTGTGGATTCGCACTGTCATCTCGGCATGTGGGAGGATTCGCTCGGCTTTGAGGGCGACGACGGAAACGAGGACACCGATCCCGCAACGCCGCAGCTTAGGGCGATAGACGCCATAAACCCGCTTGACCGCGGCTTTTTAGAGGCGCTTTCGGGCGGTGTTACTACAGTAGTAACAGGACCGGGCAGCGCAAATCCGATAGGCGGACAGCTTGCGGCAATAAAGACGTATGGGCGCGTCATCGACAAAATGATACTGCGCGGTCCTATTGCAATAAAGTTCGCGCTTGGTGAGAATCCGAAGGGCGCGTACAATGCGAAAGGCCAGACGCCAACTACGCGAATGGCTACTGCGGCGATAATACGCGAAAATCTATTCAAGGCGAAAAGATATCTTGAGGATAAAGAGCGGGCGGCAGAGGACAGCGAGCTTGACGAGCCGGAGTTCGATATGAAATGCGAAAGCCTTATACCGCTTTTAAAGCGTGAGATACAGGCGCATTTCCACGCGCACCGCGCCGACGATATATTTACGGCGATACGTATAGCGCGCGAATTCTCGCTGGACGCAGTAGTAGTACACGCGACAGACGCCGCTCTTATAGCAGACGAGCTTAAAGAGGCTGAAGCGCGCGTGATGCTTGGGCCTGTCATGGCGGGAAGGTCGAAGCCGGAGCTTAAAAATCTGTCGTTTGAGGCGGCGCAGGCCATGCTTAAAAACAAAGTTCCATTTTCGATTATAACGGATCATCCCGAAACGCCGATAGATTATCTGCGCCTGTGCGCAATGATGTATGTTAAGGCAGGGCTTTCACGCAACGAAGCGCTTCGGGCCATAACGATAACGCCCGCGCGCATCCTTAATATAGACGACCGCGTAGGGTCGCTCTCTTGCGGCAAAGACGCCGATATCGTAATAATCGAAGGGGAGCCTTTGGACTTTGGTTCAAAGATAAGATATGTATTTTCTGACGGCAGGCTTTCATGGGGAATGCCGATCTAA
- the trxB gene encoding thioredoxin-disulfide reductase gives MYDIIIIGGGPAGLSCAIYARRAGLSCVVVERGFIGGQMTTTYSIENYPGIKQISGFDLAEAMRESAEALGCEFMEADVLKISDKGAVKEVLLEAEKLEAKVIVLAMGAYRRKLGINGEERFTGSGVSYCATCDGSFFKNKNVTVVGGGNTALEDALYLSNFASGVTLVHRRDEFRGARHLSRLVLANDKINVMYDTVLTEISGKFNVNAVTAENVKTKEKKELPMDGVFIAVGTVPETGIVKGLITLDEAGYIITDETLKTNIPGIFAAGDIRKKELRQVVTAAADGAIAAHMAGRYINEELSI, from the coding sequence ATGTACGATATTATTATAATAGGCGGAGGACCGGCAGGGCTTTCATGCGCCATTTATGCCAGGCGCGCCGGCCTTTCCTGCGTTGTCGTTGAACGCGGCTTTATCGGCGGGCAGATGACAACGACTTATTCTATAGAAAATTATCCCGGCATAAAACAGATAAGCGGATTTGACCTTGCCGAAGCCATGAGGGAAAGCGCCGAAGCGCTCGGATGCGAATTTATGGAGGCCGATGTGTTAAAGATAAGCGACAAAGGCGCCGTAAAGGAAGTGCTTTTAGAAGCAGAAAAGCTTGAAGCCAAGGTAATAGTGCTTGCTATGGGAGCTTACAGAAGAAAGCTCGGTATAAACGGAGAAGAACGCTTCACGGGAAGCGGTGTTTCCTACTGCGCAACGTGCGACGGAAGCTTTTTTAAGAATAAGAACGTGACAGTTGTCGGCGGAGGAAATACTGCTCTTGAAGATGCGCTGTATCTGTCGAATTTTGCGAGCGGCGTGACGCTTGTTCACCGCCGCGATGAATTCAGAGGAGCGCGCCACCTGTCTCGGCTCGTTTTAGCCAACGATAAGATAAACGTAATGTACGATACGGTATTAACGGAGATATCAGGAAAATTCAACGTAAACGCAGTAACTGCCGAAAACGTAAAAACAAAAGAGAAAAAAGAGCTTCCGATGGACGGTGTATTCATCGCCGTTGGCACCGTTCCCGAAACGGGCATAGTAAAGGGGCTCATAACGCTTGATGAAGCGGGCTATATCATAACAGACGAGACGCTAAAAACAAATATCCCGGGCATTTTTGCGGCCGGAGATATAAGAAAGAAAGAATTACGTCAAGTTGTAACTGCCGCAGCAGACGGCGCTATTGCCGCGCATATGGCGGGCAGATATATAAACGAAGAGCTTTCGATATAA
- a CDS encoding S1 RNA-binding domain-containing protein, whose amino-acid sequence MNLEVGSVLEGRVTGITKFGAFVALGGGKAGMVHISEITHTFVKDIRDHVSDNQIVKVKIINISEDGKISLSMKQVPQSEDANQAAKKPASGEKGQSRSKSKHRQSTANNTPIQIDFEPLRKDPENLTFEEKMSRFKQDSDEKMHDLKKYMESKRGAASRRGTSGRY is encoded by the coding sequence ATGAATCTGGAGGTAGGCTCTGTTTTGGAGGGCCGTGTCACGGGCATTACAAAGTTCGGCGCGTTTGTTGCCTTGGGCGGCGGTAAGGCCGGTATGGTACATATATCGGAGATAACGCATACCTTTGTCAAGGATATTCGTGACCACGTAAGCGACAACCAAATCGTTAAGGTAAAAATCATTAACATAAGCGAAGACGGAAAGATAAGTTTGTCTATGAAACAGGTCCCGCAGTCGGAAGACGCAAATCAGGCGGCAAAGAAACCTGCTTCGGGTGAAAAGGGCCAGTCTCGCAGCAAATCAAAGCACAGACAGAGTACCGCGAATAATACTCCTATTCAAATAGACTTTGAACCACTCCGAAAGGATCCGGAAAATCTTACTTTTGAGGAAAAAATGAGCCGCTTTAAGCAGGACAGCGACGAAAAGATGCACGACCTCAAGAAGTATATGGAATCAAAACGCGGAGCTGCGTCAAGACGCGGAACGTCGGGAAGATATTAA
- a CDS encoding septum formation initiator family protein, giving the protein MEGATKTRGRRRIILIIILAVFIVYIIYQMATLGSMIEKKTRDLESLRTQVEEQKIINEQLERTLEQPIDAEYVERVAREKLGLAYPNERVFVNVDSN; this is encoded by the coding sequence ATGGAAGGTGCTACCAAAACGAGGGGACGCAGACGTATAATTCTTATAATTATATTGGCAGTCTTTATAGTATATATTATATACCAGATGGCAACGCTCGGCTCCATGATAGAAAAAAAGACACGGGACTTAGAGTCGCTGCGTACACAGGTGGAAGAACAAAAGATAATTAACGAGCAGCTTGAACGCACACTTGAACAGCCGATCGACGCTGAATATGTTGAACGTGTGGCACGTGAAAAACTTGGACTGGCTTATCCGAACGAGCGAGTATTTGTAAATGTTGACAGCAATTAA
- a CDS encoding spore cortex biosynthesis protein YabQ, translating into MGISVAHQTVVFLWSILLGAAIAFFYDFFRVIRKRLRHLDFAVMIEDVIFWLVACASIFVFVYNTNSGELRAFLAIGAIMGAFLYFAALSRPVSAVMGAVFMILEKIIKVLLRPFMIICRLFIKRIKKREKKSRNFLIKLKKVFKFKLKSVRMNLGICKK; encoded by the coding sequence ATGGGTATATCGGTTGCTCATCAGACCGTTGTTTTTTTGTGGTCGATACTGCTGGGCGCGGCTATTGCTTTTTTTTATGATTTTTTCAGAGTGATAAGAAAACGGCTGCGTCATCTTGATTTTGCGGTAATGATAGAAGACGTTATATTCTGGCTTGTTGCATGCGCTTCGATCTTTGTGTTTGTTTATAATACAAATTCGGGCGAGCTGAGAGCCTTCTTGGCGATAGGGGCGATAATGGGAGCATTTTTATATTTTGCCGCTTTAAGCCGTCCCGTTTCGGCAGTAATGGGCGCAGTTTTTATGATTTTGGAAAAAATCATAAAGGTTTTACTGCGCCCTTTTATGATAATATGTCGCCTTTTTATCAAAAGAATTAAAAAAAGAGAGAAAAAGTCAAGGAATTTTTTGATAAAGTTGAAAAAAGTCTTTAAATTCAAGTTAAAGTCTGTTAGAATGAATTTGGGTATATGCAAAAAATGA
- the yabP gene encoding sporulation protein YabP: MDERKNFKRPESAHNVIMENRRKLSVSGVEDVDNFDESTVTLITAMGALTVRGMGIRINKLSIETGEVMIEGDIDSFEYSDASAERDGGGFISRLFK; the protein is encoded by the coding sequence ATGGATGAAAGGAAAAATTTTAAAAGGCCGGAATCGGCGCACAACGTTATCATGGAAAATCGCAGAAAGCTGAGCGTTTCCGGCGTTGAAGACGTCGATAATTTCGACGAATCGACGGTGACGCTTATAACGGCGATGGGCGCTCTCACGGTACGAGGCATGGGCATTAGGATAAACAAGCTTAGTATTGAAACGGGAGAGGTCATGATAGAGGGAGATATCGACAGCTTTGAATATTCCGACGCATCAGCCGAGCGCGACGGCGGAGGATTTATTTCGCGTCTCTTTAAGTAG
- a CDS encoding CCA tRNA nucleotidyltransferase, with product MGHYIPQSVRFVLRRLNENGFKAYPVGGCVRDTLLGRAVHDWDIASSARPDDIKRVFADLTCFDEGQKFGTVAVMAGGEKIEITTFRREDVYSDLRRPDRVYFSDDLKEDLSRRDFTVNALAFDESGEVIDCFGGCSDLERGLLRAVGDAEARFHEDALRIMRAIRFCGVLGFSLEKETRAAVFRCRGLLERVARERIYDEFKKLVTGGGASHVISEYAEVIAVFAPDISRARSLSFACAVISYLPPDFYTRLAALYVCGGIDDAAARARGLFCSLKSSREDRTRTDNIIAAFWALVDTSDVTLKKALSRAGERAVKDAIRIRTAAAKVSNDEKSITLYTEAQKKTDAIIDSGECFTLGALSIDGKDLIKLGFKPSPHLGAILDELLSAVIEGKIPNERKALLAYAKKLQI from the coding sequence ATGGGACACTATATTCCCCAAAGCGTGCGCTTCGTATTGCGCCGTTTAAACGAAAACGGATTTAAGGCGTACCCTGTCGGAGGATGCGTGCGCGATACGCTGCTCGGACGCGCCGTACACGACTGGGATATTGCGTCGTCGGCGCGTCCCGACGATATAAAGCGAGTTTTTGCCGACTTAACATGCTTTGACGAGGGCCAAAAATTCGGTACGGTGGCAGTTATGGCAGGCGGCGAAAAGATAGAGATAACGACGTTTCGGCGCGAGGATGTTTATTCCGATCTGCGCCGCCCCGACCGCGTATATTTCTCCGACGATCTAAAGGAGGACCTTTCGCGCCGTGATTTTACCGTAAACGCGCTCGCCTTTGACGAAAGCGGCGAAGTAATCGACTGCTTCGGCGGATGCAGCGACCTTGAGCGCGGGCTCCTTCGCGCCGTGGGAGACGCAGAGGCGCGCTTTCACGAGGATGCGCTTCGGATAATGCGCGCGATAAGATTTTGTGGCGTACTCGGCTTTTCACTGGAAAAAGAGACGCGCGCGGCCGTATTTCGCTGCCGCGGACTTCTTGAGCGCGTCGCACGCGAGCGCATATACGACGAGTTTAAAAAGCTTGTAACGGGCGGCGGCGCTTCGCATGTCATAAGCGAATATGCCGAAGTCATAGCCGTTTTTGCGCCCGATATAAGCAGGGCGCGAAGCCTTTCGTTTGCCTGCGCGGTCATATCATATTTGCCGCCGGATTTTTATACGCGCCTTGCCGCGCTTTACGTCTGCGGCGGGATCGACGACGCAGCGGCGCGCGCGCGCGGCCTTTTTTGTTCACTTAAAAGCAGCCGTGAGGACAGAACGCGTACAGATAATATTATTGCGGCGTTTTGGGCGCTTGTCGACACGTCGGACGTGACGCTTAAAAAAGCGCTGTCGCGCGCGGGAGAACGCGCCGTAAAGGACGCCATCCGTATAAGAACGGCTGCGGCAAAGGTTTCGAATGATGAAAAAAGCATAACGCTGTATACAGAGGCGCAAAAGAAGACGGATGCGATAATCGATTCGGGCGAGTGCTTTACGTTGGGCGCGCTTTCAATAGACGGAAAAGATCTGATAAAGCTGGGATTTAAGCCTTCGCCGCATTTGGGAGCAATACTTGACGAATTGCTTTCGGCAGTCATAGAAGGAAAAATTCCAAATGAGCGAAAGGCTCTTTTGGCATACGCAAAAAAACTTCAAATATAA